One Lentimicrobiaceae bacterium genomic window, CAAATTGGCAGCATTTTACTTGTGAACTTACTACCAGCGGTATCACGAAAGTTAACGGCGCCAACCGTTTTGTATTGTATGCTTCAACAACAGGTGATCTGTTTTTCGATGTAGTTACCGTTATGCCTCCAACCTGGAAAAACCGTCCAAATGGCCTTCGTCCCGATTTGGCTGAAAAGATGGATGCTTTAAAACTCAAATATATTCAATTTCCGGGAGGCTGCACTGCTGAGTCTGCTACCATGGAGAAAAGTTGGAACTGGAAGAATTCAATCGGTCCCCTTGAGGAAAGACCCGGCTCTACAAGAAACCGCTGGTGGTATAAAAACGATCTTTATTTTGGTCTGGATGAATATTTTCAGTTGTGTGAAGATTTGGGAGCTGAACCGGTTTATGTTACTTCAGCCGGAATTGATGAAAGGCCTGATTTGCCGGAATGGTATGCCCTTTGTCCGATTGATAAAATGCAACCCATCATTGACGATATTTTGGATTTGCTGGAATATTGCAATGGATCAACTTCAACAGTGTGGGGAGCAAAACGCGCTGCAAACAGCCATCCGAAACCTTACAATCTGAAATACATTGAAATAGGCAATGAAAATGGGTGGACCTCCGCAAATGACTATAGTCCTCGTTATGCGATGATCCACGATTCAGTATTGGCACATTATCCTAACATGAAGATCATGTGGAATGGCAACCTTCAGAATAATCTATTTTCTCATACTTACGGGAATTCGGTTGATTTTACTGATGAACATTTCTACCTGAAAGATCTGTCAGTTTTATACAATAAATACGACAGCATCGATCCGGCCTGCAAAAAAATATGTGTTGCCGAATATGCAACCTCTATCAAAGGAAATGGAGGGGACATAATAGGCAATTTTGGAGATGCACTTGGGGACGCTGCCTTTATGCTGGGGTGTGAGAAGAATTCTGAACGTATGTGGTGGACCGGATATGGAAATTATGCCGGGCTTGTCGGTCATGGCAATTTTGGGCCATGTATTGTATGGAACGATGCAGTTTCTTGCTTTGCATCCCCTTCCTATTACATGCAGAAAATGCTGTTTACCGATAACCAGGGAACTCACATTTTGCCTTTCACCCAAAATAAGGGGAATTGCTTGTGGTCAACGTCACTTGATACGCAATCCGGCAAAAATGATGTCCTTTTGAAAGTTGTCAACAACAAAGGCACGGCCGAAACAGTAAATATTATTTTAAAAGGGGCAAATAAAGTTAAATCAGTCGGACATTCTGCTGTTTTAACAGGCCTGCTGGATGCTGAAAACTCAATTTCAGAACCGACCAAAGTTGTACCGTCGGCAGGCACATTTACTGCCGGAAGTAGTTTTACTTATACTTTCCCTGGTAATTCGGTTAATATTCTCAGGATTGAATTATTAAAATAAACAGCAAAACTAAATATTTAAAAAGTTCCCTTAAAACTAAATCACATATGAGTCGAACGCACTTTATTATATAAATTAACAGTAACCTCAAATGAAATATCCATGAGAATATGTTCACACCAACCGAAAATGAATATGTGGGTATTCCATGCGACCATTAAAAAACAAATTATATACGCATGAAACATAACTTTACAGTAATTGCTATTTTGTTTTGCTGTGCTATTATCTTTAGCTGCAAGCCAAACAAAACATTTACAAAAGAAGAAATTTCCCTTATCCCGCAGGTTCAGAAGATGACCTTGGGTGAATCCAGTTTTAAGTTTAGTAAAACTACCGAGCTGATTGTTGAGAATAGTGACCAGGAAGCTATTGCCGGTCAGCTGGCCATTTTATTCGAAAAAGCGGCCGGATGGAAACTCCGGATTAAGCTGGGAGGCCACAGAGGATCGAATCAGGTTTATTTCAAAACCGAACAGTCATTGTCCGATGAAGGTTATATGCTGGAGGTCCGGAAAAACCGTATCGAAATAAAGGCGGCAAAAGCAGCAGGCTTCTTTTATTCCATACAAACCTTACGGCAATTGCTTCCTGTCGAAATCGAAAACAGCCGGAAACAGGAAAAAGTCGACTGGCTGGTACCGGCCATTAGTATTTCTGACAACCCTTCTTTTAAATGGCGGGGCTATATGCTCGATGTTTCGCGTCATTTCTTTCCGAAAGAAGATGTATTTCGAATGATCGACAACCTGGCCCTTCACAAAATAAACACACTTCATCTGCATCTGGTTGACGATCAGGGATGGCGCATTGAGATAAAAAAATACCCCAGACTCACCGAAATAGGAGGCTGGCGTGTTGACCGCGAAGACAAAAACTGGAACTCGCGACCTAAACAGGAAGCCGGGGAAAAAGCAACATATGGTGGTTTTTATACCCAGGACGATATCAAATCCATTGTTGCCTATGCCCGAAGCCGTTACATCACTGTAGTTCCGGAAATTGAAATGCCTGCACACGTAACCTCGGCCCTGGCTGCCTATCCCCAGTTTTCATGCACAGGCGGTCCGTTTACTGTTCTACCCGGAGGCGTTTGGCCTGTTACTGATATCTATTGTGCCGGTAAGGACTCAACCTTTCTGTTTATCGAAGATATACTGAGCGAAGTCATCGAATTATTCCCATCTAAGTACATCCATATTGGAGGCGATGAAGCTACCAAAACTGAATGGGAAAAATGTCCGAAATGCAAAAAACGGATCAAAACCGAAAGTCTGAAAAATGTAGGTGAACTTCAAAGCTATTTCATCAAACGCATCGAAAAGTTCATCAATTCGAAAAACAAGGTTTTGCTTGGTTGGGACGAAATTCTGGAAGGTGGTCTCCCTCCGCAAGCAACGGTGATGAGTTGGCGTGGAATTCAGGGAGGGATCGATGCTGCCAATCAGGGGCATGATGTAGTGATGACTCCGACTTCAGAATGCTATTTTGATTATTATCAGGGACCTAAAGATCAGGAACCCCCTGCAATTGGAGGATATTTGCCAATGAGAAAGGTTTACGAATTCAATCCGGTTCCTCGGGAGTTGGATGCCTGGGCTGCCAAACATATTCTGGGTGGTCAAGCCAACCTGTGGACAGAGTATGTTCCGAATATCAAACATGCAGAATACATGACTTTCCCACGTATCGCAGCGATGTCTGAATCATTGTGGAGTTCAAGGGAGGTCAGAAACTGGGAAGATTTTTCCCATCGTATTCAGATGTTCATGAAAAGATATGACCAGATGGGGATCAACTATTGCAAAAGTGCTGTTAAATGATATCAGCAAATAAAAACACCCTGGCAAAGCTTAATTTTAAGAAACATGCCATTTAAACAACAAGCTATTCGGGGTTACCTTCTCCGTCATAAACGGTGGGGCATTGTGGTATTGTTGTTTTTCACTGCGGTAGTGAATAACTTCGACCGACTGTCACTCTCCATCCTGGCGCCCACACTCAAAAAGGCCATGGGATTTGGATCGGTGGAGTATTCATATATCGTGACCTCATTTCTTGTCGCTTACACGATTGGTTATACCTTTTCAGGAAAAATACTCGACCAAGTTGGGGTCAGGATTGGATTGGCTGTTGCACTTGGATTCTGGTCGATGATAAGTATGTTCCATGCATTGGCATGGGGTTGGATTTCGCTGGTTGTGTTTCGATTTTTGCTGGGTCTGGGGGAGAGTTTCAACAGCCCGGCCGGAGTTAAGGCTGTCGCTGAATGGATTCCAACACGTGAGAGGGGTTTGTCCATGGCGGTATTCTCTAACGGTAATGTAGTAGGGGCACTACTGGCTCCTCCAATAATTGCTCTCCTGACTTTGCATTTTGGTTGGCGCTGGGGTTTTATTTCCACGGGCGTGTTCGGCATCATCCTGCTAATTTTCTGGTGGCGTCACTATTATTCACCTGAATCACACCCACGCCTGCTGCCCGAAGAACGAACAATCATCCTCGGGCAGCGCGGTTCATCCGGATCAGCATCAAAGGGACTT contains:
- a CDS encoding carbohydrate binding domain-containing protein; protein product: MNSFTNQMRFFNLFKMSLALISLWSIGEPIQAQIVNSSCIVDVSKPGATVAPICRGQQIEEFNYQIQGGLYAQLINNPSFEELKNPISNWTLVKSGSSNGNLFSQTSSDTGMLNSHQERCIKLEVTSVASGSVGMANSGYWGIRLDNKTKYKVSFWAKSGPNFDGTIKAKLESNDGTVYANSPDFKPTTNWQHFTCELTTSGITKVNGANRFVLYASTTGDLFFDVVTVMPPTWKNRPNGLRPDLAEKMDALKLKYIQFPGGCTAESATMEKSWNWKNSIGPLEERPGSTRNRWWYKNDLYFGLDEYFQLCEDLGAEPVYVTSAGIDERPDLPEWYALCPIDKMQPIIDDILDLLEYCNGSTSTVWGAKRAANSHPKPYNLKYIEIGNENGWTSANDYSPRYAMIHDSVLAHYPNMKIMWNGNLQNNLFSHTYGNSVDFTDEHFYLKDLSVLYNKYDSIDPACKKICVAEYATSIKGNGGDIIGNFGDALGDAAFMLGCEKNSERMWWTGYGNYAGLVGHGNFGPCIVWNDAVSCFASPSYYMQKMLFTDNQGTHILPFTQNKGNCLWSTSLDTQSGKNDVLLKVVNNKGTAETVNIILKGANKVKSVGHSAVLTGLLDAENSISEPTKVVPSAGTFTAGSSFTYTFPGNSVNILRIELLK
- a CDS encoding beta-N-acetylhexosaminidase, which translates into the protein MKHNFTVIAILFCCAIIFSCKPNKTFTKEEISLIPQVQKMTLGESSFKFSKTTELIVENSDQEAIAGQLAILFEKAAGWKLRIKLGGHRGSNQVYFKTEQSLSDEGYMLEVRKNRIEIKAAKAAGFFYSIQTLRQLLPVEIENSRKQEKVDWLVPAISISDNPSFKWRGYMLDVSRHFFPKEDVFRMIDNLALHKINTLHLHLVDDQGWRIEIKKYPRLTEIGGWRVDREDKNWNSRPKQEAGEKATYGGFYTQDDIKSIVAYARSRYITVVPEIEMPAHVTSALAAYPQFSCTGGPFTVLPGGVWPVTDIYCAGKDSTFLFIEDILSEVIELFPSKYIHIGGDEATKTEWEKCPKCKKRIKTESLKNVGELQSYFIKRIEKFINSKNKVLLGWDEILEGGLPPQATVMSWRGIQGGIDAANQGHDVVMTPTSECYFDYYQGPKDQEPPAIGGYLPMRKVYEFNPVPRELDAWAAKHILGGQANLWTEYVPNIKHAEYMTFPRIAAMSESLWSSREVRNWEDFSHRIQMFMKRYDQMGINYCKSAVK
- a CDS encoding MFS transporter; translated protein: MPFKQQAIRGYLLRHKRWGIVVLLFFTAVVNNFDRLSLSILAPTLKKAMGFGSVEYSYIVTSFLVAYTIGYTFSGKILDQVGVRIGLAVALGFWSMISMFHALAWGWISLVVFRFLLGLGESFNSPAGVKAVAEWIPTRERGLSMAVFSNGNVVGALLAPPIIALLTLHFGWRWGFISTGVFGIILLIFWWRHYYSPESHPRLLPEERTIILGQRGSSGSASKGLSMWQLLQHPLCIGFITIRFLTDSITFFFAFWFPDYLQNARGFSLAMVGLIAWIPFLAADIGGPGGGALSDWLIRRGWPSFKARRTLMLVSACLSPLALVAVRTDSIWLSVGLIAVLLASQACWMSNQLTLISESINRENLATLLSLTAIGGSLGGIVTTLIAGRLIASVGYIPVFTGIGLLHMTAFIILILTVRKTGSVLTFHKTTSKANSDTTLSN